In the genome of Sphingomonas sp. LR60, the window CGAGCTCGAGCTGGTCGAGGCGATCGAAGCGGTGATGAAGGATACCAGCTGGTTCAGCCGGACGGTGATGGACAAGCTTGCACGACTGCGCACGCCGCAGACCGACCGGGACGGACCCGGGCTGGACGATCTGACCGCGCGCGAGCGTGAGGTGCTGGCGCTCATCTGCCGGGGTTGCGACGACAAGACGATCGCTAGGTCGCTCAACGTCGCGGGCAACACCGTGCGCAACCATGTCGCGCGCATCTATGCCAAGATCGGCGTCAACCGGCGCATCGCCGCGGTCGCTTGGGCGCGGGCACGCGGCTTCGATGGCGAGGGCGTGGCGATAGAGGCACCGGTGCGGGGGACGGCGGCATGACGGGACGGCGAACCGAAGACGATGCGCGCGGTGCCGCCGCACGCGCCGCCAAAAAGGCCCAGGTCCGCAAAACGAAGGGATCGGTGCACGAGGCGATCGGCAAGCTGATCGGCGACGACGCCGCATCTGCGGAAGGCGCTGAGGAAAAACGGGCGGCGGCGGACGAACGGCCCGATGATCCTTCGCCGCGGCGCTGAGCCGCCGGCACAATCACGTTCAACAGGAGTAATTATGGCTACCACAATCGAAACCGGCGTGATGCCGGTAGACCCGGCGCACGTCGGCAAGACACCGACGCGGCTCTCCTGGGGCGCGATCTTCGCGGGCGTCGTCATCGCGGTCGCGGTGCAGCTGGTGCTCGGCATTCTGGGGGCTGGGATCGGCCTAACGATGGTCGATCCCGTCGAGGGGACGACGCCGGGCGCCGCCGGCTTTGGCATCGGTGCCGGCCTTTACTGGCTCGTCACCACGGTCGTCGCGCTTGGGGCTGGCGGCTACGCCGCGTCGCGCGTCGCGGGCGTGCATGAACGGTTCGATGCGCTGGTCCACGGCCTCGTCGTATGGGGTGTGACGCTGATCCTGACGCTGTACCTGCTGACCTCGGCGGTCGGCGGCATCATCGGCGGCGCCTTCCGTACCGTCGGCGCGGTTGCCGGCGCCGCGGGCACGACAGTCGGCGCGGCAGCGCCCAAGGCCGCCTCGATCGCCGGAATCGACGAAACCGACGTGCGCAGCGAAGCCGCCGCCTATCTGTCTGATGTGCCGAGCGATCCTGCCCAGATGACGCCCGAGCAAGCGCAGAAGGAAATCGCAAAGCAGCTGCCCGCGCTCGCCCGCGGCGGTGCCGAGGGGCAGCAGGCCGAAAGCCGTATCGTCGACATCGTCGCCGCGCAGCGCAAGATCAGCCGCCCCGAGGCGCAGGCGCAGGTGACCCGCGCCGAGCAGCAGTTCGTCCGTACCAAGAACCAGGCGATCGCTACCGCCAAGTCGGCAACCGACAGCGCCGCCGGTGCCGCAGCAGGCACGTCCTTCGTCCTCGTCCTCGCGCTGATCGTCGGCGCGGCGGCGGCAGGTTTCGGCGCGACTGCGGCAACCCGCCGCAGGCTGCGCTGAGTGTACGCGGCAGGCCGGCGTATCTGGCCCGCCGCACCCACTTCACGACGGAAGGAAAGGGATGGCGGAATATTCCGGGCGAATGACCGCTGCTGAGTTTTCTTACAGCCCTGAGTAGCCGAAGACAGCGTTGCCTCGCGTCATCGGCTTCTTAATATGCGTCACCATCAAATCTTTGTTGGCTACCCGGTTTCGGGATACTACCTTCATTTCAGGCCAGTGGCAGATCGACCGGGATCCATTGGGACGGTAAGGACTGGAAGCTACAGCCCAAGCTCCTCCAGCCCTGGATGATCGTCGGGGCGTGGCCCGAGCGGCCACCGGAATAGTCGATCGGCCTCTGCGATCGGAACGTCGTTGATGCTCGCGATCCGTCGCGACATCAGGCCGTCCGATGTGAATTCCCAATTCTCGTTGCCGTACGAGCGATGCCACGCGCCGGCATCATCATGCCATTCATAGGCAAAGCGCACCGCAATGCGGTTGCCGCCGTGTGTCCACAAGCCCTTCATAAGCCGGTACTCGTGCTCGCGACGCCACTTGGCGGTCAGGAAGGTGATGATGGCATCACGCCCTTGAAGGAAATCGGATCGATTCCGCCACTGACTGTTCTCGGTGTAAGCGAGCGCCACGCGCGCGGGATCGCGGCTGTTCCAGCCGTCCTCGGCGGCGCGGACCTTCAGCGACGCAGTCTCATGGGTGAAGGGAGGGAGGGGCGGTCGCGACATCGGACTGAACCTTTCAAGCAAAGGGTGTTGCAAACTCCAGACGAATCCCGCCCGGAATGAAGATAAGAAAGTGGCGCGTCGTCGATCCGGGACGCATGGGGCCGGGCACTGCGTCGACCACGACTTGGGGATGCGCCGTCACGGCATCCCACACCGCCGCCAGTGCCGCATCGTCGGCAACCGTAAGCGAGAGATGATAAAGACCGATATTGGCCCGCCGGTCGAAGGCGCGGGCCGTCACCGGGTCGGCGGCGCGCCACAGGGTCAGCAGGATCGTGCCGTCCGAGACGAAGATGGACGGATAATCTGGCACGCCGCCCACTTCGACGAATCCCAACGTGCCACAGAAGAAAGCACGCGCTTGATCGAGGTCAGGCACAGTCAGCCCGATATGGTGGACGCCGCGTGTCAGGTTTCCAGTCATGATGCTGTCCGTTCAAGTTGGGCGATACGGGCGCGAAGCACCGCGATCTCGTCGACAAGCGGCTGGGAGACGCCTCGCACCTCCGCCTCGGTGAAACGCGGCGTGATATGCTGCGGGCAGTTCCAGTCGAACCCGACGACGTCGATTAGAATGCCACGCTCCGGCTCGGCCGCGTAACGGGCCGGCATGAGCGCAGTGATGACGGCGGGGTCTTCGCTCAAACGAGCGTGGCCGATGATCTTGAGGCGGCGGCGGTTCGGATAGTCCATCAGGAACAGTGCGACACGATCGTCGGCTGCAACATGTGCGGTGGAGAGATATTGCTGGTTTCCGCGATAGTCGGCGAACCCGATGCGATTGCCTTCGACGTGCCGTAAGAAGCCGATCGGCCCGCCGCGGTGCTGGACATAGGGCCAGCCATCCTCCGAGGTACTCGCCATATAGAAGCTGTCGCGAGTGGCGATGAACGCGAGTTCTCGCATTGTCAGCTGGTCGACCGGCCCCGCACGGGCTTCCATGCGGGCGTAAGACGCTCGCGATCCGGCTGCTTCTTGCAGTGCGCGGGCGCGGGGTCCGAAGAGTGTATGGAGATATGCTTCAGCCATAAGCGAGCAGATGGCGCGTTGCGCCTAACTTGATAATCCGCAATGTTTGACATAGACTATTGCGCGATGAGGAATGATGGATCGCTTCGAGAGCCTTTCAGTCTTCGTCAAGGTGGCCGAGCTGCACAGCTTCGCGGCGGCGGGACGCGCCCTTAACCTGTCTCCTCCCGGCGTGACCCGTGCAGTCGCCGCGCTGGAGCGTCATCTGAATGTGACGCTGTTCTATCGCTCGACCCGAGCGGTATCCCTGACTGACGACGGGGCGGGTCTGCTCGATCGGGCGCGGCGCATATTGGCAGACCTTCGTGAGGCGGAGCAAATTGCGATGGGCGGTCGCTCGGTTCCCCGGGGGCAGCTCTATGTGACCGCGCCGGTCATGTTCGGGCGGCTGCATGTGCTGCCGGTCATCAACACGCTGCTGGCAAGTCACGCCGGCCTGAATGCCCGCATGATGCTGCTCGACCGCAATGTGCGCATCGTCGAGGAGGGTGTCGATGTGGCGGTGCGCATCGGGGCGCTGGCGGACAGCACGCTGCACGCCGTGGCGATCGGCTCGGTTCGACAAACCATCGTGGCGAGCCCAGAGTATCTTGCCGAACATGGCGTACCCGTCGCTCCGTCCGACCTTGCCGCCCATCGCTGCATCATGGGCAGCGGCGTGCGCGCAGGCAGCGGATGGCCGTTTGGCGCACGCGGCGACAATGCCGTAGCAATGGTCCCCCGCCTGACCGTCAACGGCATCGATGCTATCCTGGCTGCTGCCGAGGCAGGCGTGGGCCTTGCCAATGTGCTGAGCTACCAGTCGGCCGCGGGTGTCGCGAGCGGGCGGCTGGTCGAGGTCCTGGCGGATCAGGCCCCGCCCGCCATGCCAGTAAGCCTGCTTTATGATACCGGCCGGGCGGCTATGCCCGCGGTACGTGTGTTCATTGACGCGATGCGGGGACGGGGGCGACAGGGCGCGTGGTCCTGATCGGGACTGCCGGACGAGCGTATGGTGCTCGACGCATCGGTCCTCGCCATGATCGAGGATGCGAAGGGGCCGCCAAGGTTGCAGCCGGGATCGCTGCCGCGAGCGTAAGCAGCTTAAACTACGCCGAGGTGCCGGCCGAGTGAACTTCAGCACAAGCTGCTGGACGCCTGCGCGCGACAGCGGCTGAGACCAGGCTGAGCCTTGACGACCGCTTCTCCCTCGCGAGTGGATCCGGCAGGGTAACCCCGTTACCTCGGCTTTCGCCAGGTAACGGGCACCAACGCTTAGAACCGAACCCGCACGCCGGCCGTCACGCGACGACCGTTGTCGACTACGCCGCGCAGCAGCCCGGCGCCGGTGTCGTTGTAGATCTTCGCATTCGTGGCGTTGGTCACGTCGGCGTTCAGCGTGATCATTGGATTGATGTCGTAGCTGGCCGAGATGTCGAGCTGTCCGTACGACCGCTGATAATCGCCGTCGCCGAAAGTGCTGATCGCGTCGTTCACGAAGCCGTTGCGATAATTGTACGAGGCGCGGATGCCGAAGCCCGCCTTCTCGTAATAGCCCGCGATATTATAGCTGCGCGTCGATGCCCCCGAGATCGGGATCGCGGGCTCGCCCTGCGTTACCACCACGTCGCCGAGATCGAGATAGGTGAAGTTGCCGAGCACGCCAAACCCATCGAGCGCGCCGGGCAGGAAGGTGAACGGCACCTGTGCGCCAAGCTCGAAGCCCTTGATCTTGCTGCTCGCGCCGTTGCGCGGCTGGCGCAGTAGAAACACCTGCTCGCGGCTGCCGCCTTCCTCCAGCTGCACGGTCTGCGTCACCGAGGTTGCGGTGTTGACGATGAAGTTTTTCACGTCCTTGTAGAACACGGCCGCCGACAGCAGCCCCGATCCGGCGAAGTAATATTCGAGCGACAGGTCGATCTGGTTCGATAAATAGGGGCGAAGGTTCGGGTTGCGCGCGCTGATCGTGCTGGTGTTCGCATCGACGCTGAGCGTCGGCGACAGCAGACCGATGTCGGGGCGGGTCAGCGTCCGCGCCACCGCGCCGCGCACCTTCAGCTGCGGCGTGAGATCGAACGAGAGATTGGCGCTGGGCAGCCATTCGGCATAGCTGTTGTCGATCGAGACTGGCGTGGTGCCCTGCACGACGGTGATGATCCCGCCCCGTCGTACGAGCAATGTCGACAGGTCCGCGGCATTGCCGTCCGATGTCTGATCGGTGCGGACGTAGCGCAGCCCGATATTGCCGTTGAACCGCTCGTCGAGCGCGCGGATGTCGACCTGCCCATAAGCGGCATAGGACCGCTCGCTGACCTGGAAGT includes:
- a CDS encoding nuclear transport factor 2 family protein, producing the protein MSRPPLPPFTHETASLKVRAAEDGWNSRDPARVALAYTENSQWRNRSDFLQGRDAIITFLTAKWRREHEYRLMKGLWTHGGNRIAVRFAYEWHDDAGAWHRSYGNENWEFTSDGLMSRRIASINDVPIAEADRLFRWPLGPRPDDHPGLEELGL
- a CDS encoding VOC family protein, with product MTGNLTRGVHHIGLTVPDLDQARAFFCGTLGFVEVGGVPDYPSIFVSDGTILLTLWRAADPVTARAFDRRANIGLYHLSLTVADDAALAAVWDAVTAHPQVVVDAVPGPMRPGSTTRHFLIFIPGGIRLEFATPFA
- a CDS encoding pyridoxamine 5'-phosphate oxidase family protein, which translates into the protein MAEAYLHTLFGPRARALQEAAGSRASYARMEARAGPVDQLTMRELAFIATRDSFYMASTSEDGWPYVQHRGGPIGFLRHVEGNRIGFADYRGNQQYLSTAHVAADDRVALFLMDYPNRRRLKIIGHARLSEDPAVITALMPARYAAEPERGILIDVVGFDWNCPQHITPRFTEAEVRGVSQPLVDEIAVLRARIAQLERTAS
- a CDS encoding LysR family transcriptional regulator, whose protein sequence is MDRFESLSVFVKVAELHSFAAAGRALNLSPPGVTRAVAALERHLNVTLFYRSTRAVSLTDDGAGLLDRARRILADLREAEQIAMGGRSVPRGQLYVTAPVMFGRLHVLPVINTLLASHAGLNARMMLLDRNVRIVEEGVDVAVRIGALADSTLHAVAIGSVRQTIVASPEYLAEHGVPVAPSDLAAHRCIMGSGVRAGSGWPFGARGDNAVAMVPRLTVNGIDAILAAAEAGVGLANVLSYQSAAGVASGRLVEVLADQAPPAMPVSLLYDTGRAAMPAVRVFIDAMRGRGRQGAWS